From the Halobacteriovorax sp. GB3 genome, the window AGTCAAATCCAAGAAGATATTGTTGATCAAATTTATGCTAAACAATTTGAAAGAGACAAAGAGCTAGAGAATAATTTTAAATGGGGAAATTATTGGCTTCATGTAACAAATTAATCGTGCTCAACTTTTAACTGGCCACAGGCCGCCAAAATATCATCACCTTTTGTTGTTCGAACCATTGTGTGAATGCCAAATTCAGAGAGTTTTTCTTTAAAGAGATCGACTTTCTTAAGGCTTGGTCTTTTATAAATTGATCCCGGAAATTCATTGAATGGAATAATATTAACGATTGCACGTCTATTGGAGAGAAGTTTACCGAGCTCTTCAATGCTTTTTTCATCGTCATTTAATTGATCAATAAGAAGATACTCAAAGTTGATGAACTGCCTTTTAAGCAGAGGTATTTTATCAAGAGCTTCAAAGAGCTTTTCTAAATTATAGGCCTTATTTAGAGGAATGAGCTCATTTCGAATCTTATCAAATGGAGAGTGGAGCGAAAGGGCTAAATTAATACGCGGGAATTCATGAAAGCGTTCTAATCCTGGCAAGTAACCTGCACTTGAAAGAGTAATTTGTCTAGGTCCAAGATGAGCTCCATTTGGCTCGAGAAGGATCTCCACTGTTTTTTTGACTTCATCAAAATTGTGAAGAGGCTCTCCTTGACCCATGAAAACAATATTAGGACTCACTGCTTTATTGGGATGGTTTTCCTTTAGCCAATTCCAAGCTTGAATATATTGACCTATGATTTCTTTGGTTTCAAGATTTCTTGAAAGTCCCTGAGTACCTGTAAAGCAGAAACTACACTTCATGGCACATCCAACTTGTGAAGAAAGACATACCGTAAACTTTTTATTAAAAGGAATGAGGACCGTCTCAACTCTTTTTCCATCACTCATTTCCATAAGGAATTTCGTCGTTTGATCATCTGCGTTTTGAATGGTTACAATCGTTGGGAGAGTGAAGTCAAAAGTTCTCTCTAGATAGGATTGTAGGTCTTTAGAAATACCTCTCTCTCTACTAAAAAGGCCATCTCTCTTTTTGTAGAGGATTTCATAGATATTGACAGCAGCAGACTCTCTTAGACCTTCTTTAGAAAGAAGCTCTTTAAGTTGCGATAAACTTTTTGAATATATTGAGTCTAAATTAACTGTCATGTGCCATTTTATAGCGGAAAAGGGACTTTCAGTCACTAGAATGACTAAATTTTCTTGATAATGGGTGAGGATATCGTATTATTTTTCTATGAAAATAAAAACTGTTGTCTTGCTTCTCTTCATCTCGATTTTGCAATCGTGTTCAACCACTCCGAAGGTTCACCATCAAATGCAATATACAAGTGAGTCTCTTGGAATGGACAGGATGAAATTAGGTTTAGATGTATCAAGCGTTGAGCGCTTTCAAGTTGCCCAAGACTTGCGAAGAGACCCATTAGATAAGACTCCGCGAAAGCAAGATTCCTATTCTTTACTTTTTTACGGTTCAAAAGGAGTCACTGACTTTTGGGATCTCGATATGACGGTTGGCCCGGACTACCCAATAACAATTGGTTCAACAATCCAGCTTTTTGGAGCTCCCTATGCAGGCGCTGGTGCCTCTAATTTTTCTCTAGCTCTACGTCTCAGCGCTGGAATCTCAGTGACAGCTGGCGAGATTAAGGCAAGTTCAATTCAAACATCTAGTAATGTGCAAAAGAAAAGAGAATGGGTCATGAATGGCTATTCGATTTACTGGGGCCTTAAAGCTGGCTACCGCTTTGTTGCACCTCTTTTAAGTTACGTGGTCTTTTCTCGAGAGAGAATCGGCTATTTTATTGATTTTATGGAAGGGGTTGAGGAAGAATCTGACATTGACCTCCATCATGACCTTTTAGGAGTCGGGTTCGAATATAAGCTTGGACTGCTTGGGCTTGGGCTTGTTGTTGCCAAGGAGGAGTATCAAATTGAGCAAGATCGCGGGCAAGACTTTGATGATATCTACTACGGGTTAAACCTCTCTGTTCTCCTGTAGATATTACAAAATATCTCTCATAAAAATCTGAATCCATGTTAGATTTCTTGGCATGGATATAATCGCTCAAAAGCAAATTCGCTCATTCTCTAATTTCCCAAAAGATCACTGGGTCTTCCTGTGTGTCATGCAAGTTCAAAAAGAGTTAAGAGAAAGAGGAATTCTCTTTGAGATCAAAACTTATATCGGAGATGACTGGTATTGTTTAGATCATCAGATCGCTATCAGTATTCCTTTTTACCTCTATGATCGCAGTTTATTTCGCTACATCAAAAAATATACTTGTGCAGCAGAGGGAGGGTCTCAAAAAGAAGTTTTAAAAATTCTAAGACATGAAGTTGGTCATGCTTTAGAAAATGCTTTTCTACTTAAGGAAAACTCGAAAAGGGTTTTGGCCTTTGGAGATAGTTCTAAAAAATATCCTCGTCGCTACTTTGCCAAAGCTTCTCGTTATGATTATGTTCACCACTTAGGGGGTGGCTACGCTCAGTCTCATCCAGATGAGGACTTTGCTGAGACATTTGCTATTTGGTTGAGTTCTACAAAAACGACGAGAAAAAAGTATAAGTCTAAGGCAAAGATGAAGCTTGAAACGATGGATACTTTAATGGAAGAAATTAAAGGAAAAAGAGCTCAACGCACGCGCGCCATTCAGACTGACTCGGCCAAAAAAGATAGAAGAACGATTGAACATTATATTAGAGAGAAAGTTTTTGAACGTGGTAGTTCTTTAAGAACTGTTATGGGAAGAGCTGCCAAAGAACTATTTTCAAGGTCTCAAACGACTCAAAATACTCAGGCACTTCATTTTTTAAAGAGTGAGAGAAAAAAGATTGCTTTAAGGGTTGAAAAGAGAAGTGGAATCCCTATCATATATAGTGAAGCTTTGATGAAAAGGTTTGAAGAGATTAGTACGGTTTGGAATTTAGAACTTCGAACTTCAAAAAGGGAAACATCTAAGTTGATGGAGAACTATTTGCTCTCAAATGCTACTCATCTTATAAAAACAGGTCACTATAAGGTTCCTATGTGAAAAGAATTTTAATCATCACTCATCCAACGTTAATTCCACCAAAACAATACAGCGAAAACGATTTAGAATTTCAAGAATGGGCAACAGAATATGATATTCAAATGGCCTTATCAGAACTAGGTTATGAGTTCGAGTTTTTCGGTGTGTATGATAACTTAAAAGAATTCATGGAAAAGCTTGAAGAGTTTTCTCCCGATGTTGTCTTTAATCTTCTAGAGGAATTTCAGGGTGAAGTTAATCGCGATTTTCATATTCCAGTTCTACTAGAAATGATGAATATTCCCTACACAGGCTGTCGCCCAAAAGGGCTTATGATTGGAAGAGATAAGTCGCTGACAAAGAAAATTCTTGCTCATCACAGAATCCGAACACCTTCTTTTACTGTTGTTAAAAAGGGGTCAACATTAAACGTTCTACCTAAGAATTTAAATTATCCTATGATTGTTAAGTGTCTTCATGAAGAAGCTTCAAAAGGAATTTCACAAAGTTCTCTTGTTCATTCTTATGAGAAGCTCTTGGCACGCGTGGATTTCATTCATCAAAGCATTGGGGATGATGCCTTAGTTGAAGAATTTATTGAAGGAAGAGAGCTCTTTGTAGGGATGATGTTTCAAAACTCTATCAAGATCTTTCCAGCTTGGGAGCTCGTTTTTGAAAATAGCGAACAACCAGAAAAAGAAATCTATTCTAATAGAGCAAAGTTTAATGAAAAGTACAGAGAGAGGCTTGGGGTAAGAACAAAGGCCTCAAAGTTAACAGCTAATCAGCAATCCAGATTAAAGCAGATTTGTAAGAAGGCCTATAAAAGCCTCGGACTCTATGGCCATGCTCGAATTGATTTTCGAATGAACTCGAGAGGGGATTTTTACATTTTGGAAGTTAATGCGAACCCCAACCTCGGTCGCCTCGATGAATTTTCTTTGAGTGCTAGGCATGCAGGGATAAGTTATGAAAAACTCATTGATTCTCTTATCAAAACCTCTTTAAAAATTTCTGAGTAAGATTAAGGCTTGTTGGCTAAGTTGCCGATAAGTCTTGCATGAAGTCGATTGCAAAACTCAATGAATTTGGCGAGAAAGTAGAAAACTCAGCTTTTGAACTCTTTCGCTCAACTACCGTCAGGCTCTTAAATGGTTTTTTTCTTTTTAAAAAGAGAAAGGGTGAAGTCGTTGCAGGTGCTTCGACTTTCTTCACTCTATTAAGTTTTGGTCCACTCATTCTTCTTTTAATTTCTCTATTAGGACAACTTTTTGACGATTCGTCACTAGCGCGACAATTCGTTTTAAATGGTATCAACTTGAGCTTTCCAAAAATTGATCCGTGGATTTTGCGAAATATAGAATATCTCGTCGATGCCCAATTAGGCGCTAAGGGGAACAAAATTATACAAATCCTCTTTTTATGTGTGACCTGTATGGGTGTAAGCACGACATTTGTTTTTGGAATTAATACGATCAGTAAAGTTGATCCCGATGGAGGGCTCATTCGCGACGATCTAAAATCGGCCATCGTAGGACTCTTTGTCGCTCTTTTTCTAGTTGCGCTAGTTGTCCTTTCACAACGTGATGCTATGATTGACTATATTTTAGATACCGGTCTTGGCCTAGATTTTTTAGCTCCTCTGATTGAATCAAATGTATTCACTTGTTTAATGTCTCTCCTTTTTTTCACTTTCTTTTATAAGTGGAGTGCTTCTATTGCTGTGTCGATGAAGGATTCTTTCTATGGCGCTATGACTTTCATGTTTTGCTTTATCGTTGGAAAGTCTGGTTATTGGATTTATTTAAAATACTTTAAGGAAGATCTCGTCTCTGAGTACGGGCACTTTTATAATTTTATGGTAGCACTCATCTGGGTTTATTTTCTTATGTGTGCTTTCTTTTATGGTGCAAGTGTTGCTTATGTGACGAATAAGAAAGTTTATTCAAATAGACGGAGAAAATAATGATACGTTTTTTACTTTGGGATATGGCCTTTAATCTCTTTAAAATTGATATTAAAGAAAGACATCGCTATTTAATTGAAAAAAGTAAAAAGATGACTATTGATCTTGGTCGTGGAGTTATTTTTAAATATGGTAAGGCCGACTATGTGAGATTTAGAGAGCAAGTTGAAAACTTCTCACTCGACATTATTGCATGGTCGCATAGTGAGAATTTGAGATTTCACGCTTATAAGAACGACACCTATATTCCATTTCTTATGGTTATGGAGTATGCCAAGAAAACGAATCTCGATTGTCATAGCGTCTTCAAAGAGATTCTTGAAATTTCTCTTTGGGATAAAAGTTATAATACGTGGAGAGTTCCTATTGTGAATTCCTTTGAATCTAAACTTCTCATTCCAAAGAAAGAGTCGATTGAAATTAAAAAAGATGTTTTAAATGAATTTCACTATGTACGAGAAGATTATAGCGATGAATTTTCCTTTTTCATGGCCATGGCCACCGCATTACTTGCGGAGGGAAAAGTAGACAAGAAAGAAAAGGAAGTTATCCAATATCTTTTTTGTGATCATCTAAAATCTCTTAAAAGTAGTGTTAAAGGTCAGTTAAATTATTTACATTATATAACAGGCCGTCATCAACTTTCAAAAGATGAACAAGAGAAAGTGATGGCCTTCTGCTCAACCCTGATCACTTGTGATGGGGAAATTTCTAAAAAAGAAGTTGCTCTCTTTGAAATTTTTCAAAAGGAATTTCAGCTTGGGCATGAAGATTTAAAAAACATTAAGCAATACAGTGGCATGTCTATTGAAGATATTTTCTATGGAAGCTCGCCAAAGCTGATAAGTTACGCTCTTTACTTTGGATTATTAATCATAGCTTCCGATGATAAAATACACGAAAAAGAACTCTCTCTAATTAAAAAAGTTCACACAATTTGGCAATGCTCTAAAAAAGATCGAAATGATGAGGTTTTTCACGCCCTCCTATGGGTAAGGTTCATTGCAAAAAGAGGAATTGAATTACCAAAATTCTATCAAATCATTAAAGACTCGCTCTTTGTAAATGAGGATATCTTCAATACTGCAAGAGATTTTCTACTTCTTCTTGATGAAGGGGAAGGAGACAAGAGAAGACTTTGGTCAAAGTTTCTTTTAAAAACTCAAAAATATCTTCCACGTACTTATGAGGTTCAAAGAGATTATAAGACTTATAATGAATTATTATCTTTTTGTACTTTTGCTTTAGAGTACCCCCTCAAAGAGAAGATGATGGGGCTTATAAAAAAACAAGTCAAAGAGGTTCTCTATCAATTAGATCAAAGTGATATCGAGAAGTATCTTTCAGTTGTCTTTGATATGGTTCTACTTGATGGAAAGGTCGAGCTTCTTGAGGATCAATTTGTGATTGATCTTTGCTGTCACTACGATATTTCAGATGAGCACTTCAGAAGAGAGCTTTTCTTCTCTTCATTTATCCATTCAAGTCAAATGGTCATCTCTGAATTTATAAATTACTCACTTTTTAAAAAAGTTTAGTGTAACAATTTATGAATTAGGCTCACAGATTATAAAGTGAGGAAATATATGCTCTGTAAGGTCTTGATTTTTATTGTTTTTTTGATGGCACAAGTAAGTTTTGCTAGTGAGTATAAGAAAGCGACATTCGCCGGTGGTTGTTTTTGGTGTATGGAGCCTCCCTTTGACAAGCTGACTGGAGTTGTCTCTACCACGTCTGGCTACATTGGTGGGACCATGAAAAACCCAACTTATCGCGACGTCTCTGCCGGACATAGTGGTCATACTGAAGCAGTAGAAGTTCTCTACGATCCAAAAAAAATTTCTTACGATGAACTATTAAAGGTCTTTTGGCGCAATATTAATCCAACGACTAAGGATCAGCAATTTGTCGATATTGGCCCACAATATAGAACGGGTATTTTTTATCATGATGATTTTCAAAAAGACCTCGCCTTGAAATCAAAAGAGGAACTTGAAAAGAAGAAGATCTTTGGAAAGAAAATTGTCACTGAGATTACAAAGGCAACAACATTTTGGCCTGCAGAAAAGTACCATCAAGATTACTATATTAAAAATCCTGTACGCTATAAGTTTTATCGCTGGAATTCTGGGAGAGACCAGTATTTAGATAAGATCTGGAAAAAATAATTACTTAATAAATTTTTGAATCTCTTTGACCGCTTCATCTAGATGTTGATCAAGTGTATGGCCAGATTTTACTCGAGGTTTTAAGCTATGATCACCATCTTCTAGCCAATGAATTTTGATTTTCTTCGATAGGTTATATTGGAGTACTTCCTCTTTATTACCCATAGAATCTCTTGTTCCTTGGAGTATCAGTGTTTTCTTTTTAAAATCTTCAAGATGAGCGATGCGATCATTAGGTTCTTTGCCTGGAGCATGAAAGGGAAAACCTAAACAGATAATTCCTTTTACCATTGATAGATCTTCCAAAAGGGTGGCCATTCTTCCTCCCATGGACTTCCCTCCAATATAGAGATTTTTGTCTTTAAACAAAGTTATAGCATCCATCCAAGTCTGGAGAAGTACTTTCTTTGTATTAGGCGGTCTCTTTTTTCCATTGTGTCGTCTTTCATTCATATAGGGGAATTCAAAGCGAACAACTGTAATATCCTTTTGGACAAGTTTTTCGACG encodes:
- the rlmN gene encoding 23S rRNA (adenine(2503)-C(2))-methyltransferase RlmN, which gives rise to MTVNLDSIYSKSLSQLKELLSKEGLRESAAVNIYEILYKKRDGLFSRERGISKDLQSYLERTFDFTLPTIVTIQNADDQTTKFLMEMSDGKRVETVLIPFNKKFTVCLSSQVGCAMKCSFCFTGTQGLSRNLETKEIIGQYIQAWNWLKENHPNKAVSPNIVFMGQGEPLHNFDEVKKTVEILLEPNGAHLGPRQITLSSAGYLPGLERFHEFPRINLALSLHSPFDKIRNELIPLNKAYNLEKLFEALDKIPLLKRQFINFEYLLIDQLNDDEKSIEELGKLLSNRRAIVNIIPFNEFPGSIYKRPSLKKVDLFKEKLSEFGIHTMVRTTKGDDILAACGQLKVEHD
- a CDS encoding putative zinc-binding metallopeptidase, coding for MDIIAQKQIRSFSNFPKDHWVFLCVMQVQKELRERGILFEIKTYIGDDWYCLDHQIAISIPFYLYDRSLFRYIKKYTCAAEGGSQKEVLKILRHEVGHALENAFLLKENSKRVLAFGDSSKKYPRRYFAKASRYDYVHHLGGGYAQSHPDEDFAETFAIWLSSTKTTRKKYKSKAKMKLETMDTLMEEIKGKRAQRTRAIQTDSAKKDRRTIEHYIREKVFERGSSLRTVMGRAAKELFSRSQTTQNTQALHFLKSERKKIALRVEKRSGIPIIYSEALMKRFEEISTVWNLELRTSKRETSKLMENYLLSNATHLIKTGHYKVPM
- a CDS encoding D-alanine--D-alanine ligase family protein; its protein translation is MKRILIITHPTLIPPKQYSENDLEFQEWATEYDIQMALSELGYEFEFFGVYDNLKEFMEKLEEFSPDVVFNLLEEFQGEVNRDFHIPVLLEMMNIPYTGCRPKGLMIGRDKSLTKKILAHHRIRTPSFTVVKKGSTLNVLPKNLNYPMIVKCLHEEASKGISQSSLVHSYEKLLARVDFIHQSIGDDALVEEFIEGRELFVGMMFQNSIKIFPAWELVFENSEQPEKEIYSNRAKFNEKYRERLGVRTKASKLTANQQSRLKQICKKAYKSLGLYGHARIDFRMNSRGDFYILEVNANPNLGRLDEFSLSARHAGISYEKLIDSLIKTSLKISE
- a CDS encoding YihY/virulence factor BrkB family protein — encoded protein: MKSIAKLNEFGEKVENSAFELFRSTTVRLLNGFFLFKKRKGEVVAGASTFFTLLSFGPLILLLISLLGQLFDDSSLARQFVLNGINLSFPKIDPWILRNIEYLVDAQLGAKGNKIIQILFLCVTCMGVSTTFVFGINTISKVDPDGGLIRDDLKSAIVGLFVALFLVALVVLSQRDAMIDYILDTGLGLDFLAPLIESNVFTCLMSLLFFTFFYKWSASIAVSMKDSFYGAMTFMFCFIVGKSGYWIYLKYFKEDLVSEYGHFYNFMVALIWVYFLMCAFFYGASVAYVTNKKVYSNRRRK
- the msrA gene encoding peptide-methionine (S)-S-oxide reductase MsrA → MAQVSFASEYKKATFAGGCFWCMEPPFDKLTGVVSTTSGYIGGTMKNPTYRDVSAGHSGHTEAVEVLYDPKKISYDELLKVFWRNINPTTKDQQFVDIGPQYRTGIFYHDDFQKDLALKSKEELEKKKIFGKKIVTEITKATTFWPAEKYHQDYYIKNPVRYKFYRWNSGRDQYLDKIWKK
- a CDS encoding alpha/beta family hydrolase gives rise to the protein MNKKDLLIDGKKSNQNYFILAHGAGAPMDSDWMNQIVEKLVQKDITVVRFEFPYMNERRHNGKKRPPNTKKVLLQTWMDAITLFKDKNLYIGGKSMGGRMATLLEDLSMVKGIICLGFPFHAPGKEPNDRIAHLEDFKKKTLILQGTRDSMGNKEEVLQYNLSKKIKIHWLEDGDHSLKPRVKSGHTLDQHLDEAVKEIQKFIK